One window of the Gavia stellata isolate bGavSte3 chromosome 9, bGavSte3.hap2, whole genome shotgun sequence genome contains the following:
- the KCNK18 gene encoding potassium channel subfamily K member 18, translating into MASTSQPLRGKRTCKKIFWAMFPHACFILSLVIYAFLGALMFSHIEGNRKVNLSEEYRKFLQNLWYISRNLSDNMTENEEIFKEKIHALLNTAERDWFVNPKDIWNFFGSLFFCCTVFTTVGYGNTYPVTRIGKYLCMLYALFGIPLMFLVLTDMGDILATVLSKSYNEFRKLQSKILASKLCSAFTCNKGDELKSRAQSKVGINEPLTIMEVLKSQPGVKRKPIKYRNAEIFEMLIARENEHTKPERNKSIERWSSCPELARGKTMSRVIENFDKIGKQLEKLDVPIVLMVLVIFVYISCAAAILPNWETRLDFQEAFYFCFITLTTIGFGDTQLEHPKFFLFFSLYIIIGMEIVFIAFKLGQDRLIGLYKKVISFCGEKKMPSKKVYPK; encoded by the exons ATGGCATCAACATCACAGCCTCTGCGAGGTAAAAGGacatgtaaaaaaatattttgggcaATGTTTCCTCATGCCTGCTTCATTCTGTCTCTTGTGATCTATGCTTTTCTTGGGGCTCTCATGTTTTCCCACATTGAAGGTAACCGGAAGGTCAATTTAAGTGAAGAATATAGAAAATTTCTGCAGAATCTGTGGTACATCTCCAGAAATTTATCAG ATAACATGACAGAAAATGAGGagatatttaaggaaaaaatccatGCACTGCTCAACACAGCTGAACGAGACTGGTTCGTCAATCCAAAAGATATATGGAATTTCTTTGggtctctctttttctgctgcacAGTATTCACAACTGTGG GTTATGGTAATACCTATCCTGTGACACGGATTGGAAAATACCTCTGTATGTTGTATGCTTTATTTGGCATCCCTCTGATGTTCTTGGTCCTGACAGACATGGGAGATATCCTTGCGACTGTCTTATCCAAGTCTTACAATGAATTCCGAAAACTACAGTCAAAAATTCTAGCCTCTAAACTCTGTTCTGCATTCACATGTAACAAAGGGGATGAACTGAAATCCAGAGCACAGTCTAAAGTAGGCATCAATGAGCCCTTGACTATTATGGAAGTGCTGAAAAGTCAGCCAGGTGTTAAAAGGAAGCCAATCAAATATCGCAATGCCGaaatttttgaaatgttaattgccagagaaaatgaacacacaaaaccagaaagaaataaaagcattgaGAGATGGAGTTCATGTCCTGAACTAGCCAGGGGAAAGACAATGTCTAGAGTAATCGAGAATTTTGACAAAATCGGGAAACAGTTAGAAAAATTAGATGTGCCCATTGTATTAATGGTGCTAGTTATATTTGTGTACATCTCCTGTGCAGCTGCTATTCTTCCAAACTGGGAAACCAGGTTGGATTTCCAggaagctttttatttctgctttatcaCCTTGACAACTATTGGATTTGGAGATACACAACTGGAACATCCCAAgttcttcttgtttttttccctctataTTATTATTGGCATGGAAATTGTCTTCATTGCTTTTAAGCTGGGCCAAGACCGCTTAATTGGTTTGTATAAAAAGGTGATTTCATtttgtggggagaaaaagatgCCATCAAAGAAGGTATATCCAAAATAA